The genomic region AAACCATAAAGCCGTTCACAATTAAGGTAAACAGCCCTAAGGTCAATAGAATTGCTGGCAGAGCTAAAATTGTAGCAATTGGCTTCAATACGCTATTCACCACCGAAAATATCAACCCCGCCATCATAAACGTCCACGCAGAAGTTGCGCTCGGAGTTTCATTTCCAAGTAGCCGCACTGCAACCC from Candidatus Nanosynbacter sp. HMT-352 harbors:
- a CDS encoding phage holin family protein, whose amino-acid sequence is MKRQFATFLIRLILNSVGIWVAVRLLGNETPSATSAWTFMMAGLIFSVVNSVLKPIATILALPAILLTLGLFTLIVNGFMVYISLALAPGISMTFAHSIIAGIILSLVNYIISSALVLQREEKE